A section of the Dehalobacter sp. DCM genome encodes:
- the nirJ1 gene encoding putative heme d1 biosynthesis radical SAM protein NirJ1: MISVTKLLFDTDYFGDSLRYSKASHGARNGTTEETGPVVVWNSTRTCNLHCVHCYMDSDSQKYAGELSTDEAKRLIDDLADFKVPVLLFSGGEPLIRPDFFELAAYAQAKGIRPTLSTNGTLITPEVAGKIKHIGVGYVGISLDGLRDVNDKFRGKEGAFHAAMQGIQNCVAVEQRVGLRFTINRHNFEELDNIFDFIETEKIDRVCFYHLVYSGRGQQMVDEDISPEESRHAMDTIIRRTMDFQKRGLNKEILTVDNHCDGVYLYLNALKHDPHRGERIKQLIGYNGGNRSGIAFGEIDPYGYVHPDQFTQHITFGNVRERKFSEIWTDSNHPIMAGLKDRKSLLKGRCSQCQYVSFCNGNFRTRAEAVTGDFWESDPACYLTDTEIGIS, from the coding sequence ATGATCAGTGTAACCAAACTATTATTTGATACGGACTATTTCGGGGATTCTTTACGTTACAGCAAAGCCAGCCACGGAGCAAGAAACGGAACAACAGAAGAGACCGGTCCAGTTGTTGTTTGGAATTCAACCCGAACATGCAACCTTCACTGTGTCCATTGTTATATGGATTCCGATTCTCAAAAATATGCCGGCGAGCTTTCAACCGATGAAGCGAAGCGACTCATCGACGATTTAGCTGATTTTAAAGTACCCGTTCTTTTGTTTTCCGGCGGGGAACCATTGATTCGGCCAGACTTTTTTGAGTTGGCCGCATATGCGCAAGCGAAAGGGATCCGGCCGACCTTATCGACCAACGGCACATTAATTACGCCTGAAGTCGCCGGCAAGATCAAACATATCGGAGTGGGTTACGTCGGCATCTCCCTGGATGGGCTGCGGGACGTGAATGATAAATTTCGAGGAAAAGAAGGTGCTTTCCACGCTGCGATGCAGGGGATCCAAAATTGCGTGGCGGTGGAACAGCGGGTAGGACTTCGTTTCACGATTAATCGTCATAACTTTGAAGAGCTGGACAATATCTTTGACTTTATTGAAACCGAAAAAATTGACCGCGTCTGCTTTTATCATTTGGTTTATTCAGGCCGCGGCCAGCAAATGGTGGACGAGGATATTTCACCGGAAGAATCACGCCACGCGATGGACACGATTATTCGGCGAACTATGGATTTTCAGAAGAGAGGGTTAAATAAGGAGATCCTAACGGTGGATAACCATTGTGACGGTGTCTATTTATACCTTAACGCTCTCAAACACGATCCACACCGAGGGGAAAGAATAAAGCAACTGATTGGCTATAACGGTGGCAATCGTTCAGGCATTGCCTTTGGCGAAATTGATCCTTACGGTTATGTTCATCCGGATCAGTTTACGCAGCATATAACGTTTGGCAATGTTCGGGAACGAAAGTTCAGTGAAATCTGGACGGACAGTAATCACCCAATCATGGCAGGTTTAAAGGATAGAAAATCACTGCTCAAGGGACGATGCAGTCAATGTCAGTATGTCAGCTTTTGCAACGGGAATTTTAGAACCCGGGCCGAAGCGGTAACCGGCGATTTCTGGGAATCCGATCCCGCCTGTTATCTGACAGATACGGAGATTGGTATTTCCTAG
- a CDS encoding putative polysaccharide biosynthesis protein, with protein sequence MSRNNLIYGAVILFGANLVNRMLGFVYQYLIMHYIGSEAYGLFYMVFPVYMTALVLTTAGIPLAVSKMIAEKVSLGNYNEAGKVFRTAFSILFFTGLVVTILLYLNCSFIVTHFFADARIQVVFKICIPCIFIVSVASAFRGYFQGLQNMVPSALSQVFEQIFRIAVGFSLSLHYLDNGIEWAAAGLAAGMLCGEIVGLIVIFIHYLFKRIRYPEKNQIIRHHQSIIRELLGLSLPVTGSRLMATGISSLDTFIIPKQLQLAGFSARNATSLFGEFSGTALTLFSFPTVFTFALSSSLVPAISESLVRNDLASARKKCSDALKYTVLMGLPCVIILFFFADPLCHLFKSDSAAAVVRILSIGGIFAYLQQTTTGILQGMGKTTLPLVHMLMTSVIRIPLLFYLTGMPLFGLLGAGLAYVFGFFSMAFLNLYAIHRHLGLEADYGSIIVKPMIGGLAMAAVITGITRLNTAGNVPVLVTCLAASVIGLCLYFIILVCTGAIHIKDLKKTWQSLIPKR encoded by the coding sequence ATGTCCAGAAACAATCTGATTTACGGTGCAGTCATATTATTTGGAGCAAACCTGGTTAACCGCATGCTTGGCTTCGTTTACCAGTACCTGATCATGCACTATATTGGTAGTGAAGCCTATGGCCTTTTTTATATGGTATTTCCAGTATATATGACCGCTCTGGTTCTGACCACAGCAGGGATCCCTTTGGCCGTATCGAAAATGATTGCTGAAAAAGTATCTCTGGGTAATTACAACGAAGCGGGGAAAGTATTTCGGACTGCTTTCAGCATCTTATTTTTTACCGGCCTTGTGGTTACGATTTTATTATACCTGAACTGCAGTTTCATTGTCACCCATTTCTTTGCCGACGCCCGTATTCAGGTCGTATTCAAGATCTGTATTCCCTGCATTTTTATCGTTTCAGTTGCTTCCGCCTTCAGAGGTTATTTTCAGGGACTTCAAAACATGGTTCCCTCCGCACTCAGTCAAGTCTTTGAACAGATCTTTCGGATTGCCGTGGGATTTTCCCTTTCCCTTCATTATTTAGACAACGGTATCGAATGGGCTGCCGCAGGCCTTGCCGCCGGCATGCTTTGCGGCGAGATCGTCGGCTTGATTGTCATCTTTATCCATTATCTCTTTAAGCGTATCCGATATCCGGAAAAAAATCAAATTATTCGACATCACCAGTCGATTATTAGGGAACTATTAGGTCTTTCCCTGCCGGTAACTGGCAGCAGGCTGATGGCCACAGGCATTAGCTCACTGGATACGTTTATTATCCCCAAACAACTCCAGCTGGCTGGCTTTTCTGCCAGAAACGCCACCTCGCTCTTCGGGGAGTTCAGCGGAACAGCCCTTACCCTCTTCTCGTTTCCGACAGTTTTTACATTTGCACTATCGTCCTCACTCGTCCCTGCCATTTCCGAGTCTCTTGTCCGAAATGACCTGGCCTCAGCCCGCAAAAAGTGCTCCGATGCTCTGAAATATACCGTCTTGATGGGACTTCCCTGTGTGATTATTTTATTCTTTTTCGCCGATCCCCTTTGCCATCTTTTTAAAAGCGACAGTGCAGCGGCAGTAGTCAGAATCCTCTCTATCGGTGGTATCTTTGCCTATCTTCAACAAACAACAACCGGCATTCTGCAAGGAATGGGCAAGACAACACTCCCACTTGTGCATATGCTCATGACCTCCGTCATCCGGATTCCGTTGCTCTTTTACTTGACAGGCATGCCGCTATTTGGCCTTCTCGGTGCTGGATTAGCCTATGTCTTTGGATTTTTCAGTATGGCCTTCTTGAATCTTTATGCCATCCATCGCCATCTTGGACTGGAAGCCGATTATGGTTCCATTATCGTAAAGCCAATGATCGGCGGTCTGGCGATGGCTGCCGTTATTACTGGTATCACGCGTTTGAATACAGCAGGAAATGTACCGGTTCTGGTAACCTGTTTGGCAGCGTCGGTTATCGGATTATGCCTCTACTTTATCATTCTCGTTTGCACCGGAGCGATCCATATCAAAGATCTGAAGAAGACCTGGCAGTCGTTGATTCCAAAACGTTAA
- the folE gene encoding GTP cyclohydrolase I FolE has protein sequence MAIDKDRIEKAVREILEAIGEDPEREGLVETPARVARYYEEVFAGLHEDPSKNLSVLFSENHEEMVLVKDIPIYSMCEHHLLPFFGHAHVAYIPRHGKVTGLSKLARVAEDFAKRPQLQERLTSQIADTINKMLNPRGVIVVIEAEHMCMTIRGVKKPGSKTVTSAVRGMFETSAATRAEAFSLIMGNR, from the coding sequence ATGGCAATAGATAAAGATCGAATTGAAAAAGCAGTAAGAGAAATTTTAGAAGCCATCGGCGAAGATCCCGAACGTGAAGGACTGGTAGAAACACCTGCGCGTGTCGCACGCTATTATGAAGAAGTTTTTGCAGGACTGCATGAAGATCCGAGTAAAAACCTCTCCGTTCTTTTTTCAGAAAACCACGAAGAAATGGTATTGGTCAAAGATATCCCCATTTACTCTATGTGCGAGCATCATCTGCTGCCGTTCTTTGGACATGCCCACGTAGCCTATATTCCGCGCCATGGTAAAGTGACGGGGTTGTCTAAATTGGCCCGGGTGGCGGAAGACTTTGCGAAACGGCCGCAGCTCCAAGAACGTTTGACCAGTCAGATTGCAGATACCATTAATAAAATGCTTAATCCGCGGGGTGTTATTGTTGTTATTGAAGCGGAACATATGTGCATGACGATCAGGGGTGTTAAGAAGCCCGGATCCAAGACGGTAACCTCAGCCGTGAGAGGTATGTTTGAAACCAGTGCGGCAACGCGGGCGGAAGCATTCTCGTTGATCATGGGTAACCGCTGA
- a CDS encoding HAD family hydrolase yields the protein MDYEAILFDFDYTLGDSTQAIWTSINYALSQLGYGSRDVESVRRTIGLSLKETFFQLTQKTHEEECNQFIRLFREKADQVVTENTEFLPYALNTLEHLKANSIKTGIVTTKFHYRIDQILDKFGAASLIDIIVGSDDVQVVKPDPEGLLYAINILNIPKEKNLYVGDSIVDARTAQNAGVSFIGVTTGTATKDDLMQFPHVKIITDLSEFMWWQ from the coding sequence ATGGATTATGAAGCAATCTTATTTGATTTCGATTATACGTTAGGAGATTCGACCCAGGCAATCTGGACAAGCATCAATTATGCCCTTAGCCAATTAGGCTATGGTTCCAGAGATGTAGAAAGCGTTCGTAGGACCATTGGTCTGTCATTAAAAGAGACTTTCTTCCAATTAACACAGAAGACACATGAAGAAGAATGCAATCAGTTTATTCGATTGTTCAGAGAAAAGGCCGATCAAGTTGTCACAGAAAACACGGAGTTCTTGCCGTATGCTTTAAACACTTTGGAACATTTGAAAGCAAATAGCATTAAGACGGGTATCGTAACGACGAAGTTTCATTATCGGATTGATCAAATATTAGACAAATTCGGAGCAGCGTCATTAATTGACATCATCGTGGGCAGCGATGATGTTCAGGTTGTAAAACCGGATCCGGAAGGACTTCTTTATGCCATCAACATACTGAATATCCCTAAGGAAAAAAACCTGTATGTGGGCGATAGTATCGTGGATGCCAGAACGGCTCAAAACGCTGGGGTATCTTTTATTGGGGTTACAACGGGTACAGCAACGAAAGATGACTTGATGCAATTTCCGCATGTTAAGATTATTACTGATTTAAGTGAATTCATGTGGTGGCAATGA
- the ahbB gene encoding siroheme decarboxylase subunit beta produces MDITDKKLLNLIQEAFPLDTRPYRAIGFKIGMPEHEVFHRLENLKKQRIIRRLGGIFDSAKLGYVSTLCAARVPADKVTPITEHIQNITEITHCYLRNHDYNLWFTVIACSHQRMEQIINTIKYLLGNKDVYSLPAKKVFKVKVCLNLLEQEQKEAMASDGYRKRSPTSPVNAGITEADKALIRLLQEDLPHTLTPFSTIAKELNLAEENVLARIDLFLECGILRRLGAVLYHQQAGFTSNAMGVWRVPTSLVSEAGRKMAGYNEVSHCYERPGLPMFSYNLYTMVHGHSDQECHDVMAKLSEETGLTDYLLLFSQTEFKKSSMRYFVDFS; encoded by the coding sequence ATGGACATCACTGACAAAAAGCTCCTGAATCTTATTCAGGAGGCTTTTCCCCTTGATACCCGACCTTACCGAGCTATTGGTTTTAAAATAGGCATGCCGGAACACGAGGTTTTTCACCGCTTGGAAAATCTAAAGAAACAGCGAATCATCCGGCGTCTTGGCGGAATCTTTGATTCAGCTAAACTGGGGTATGTGAGCACACTTTGCGCCGCCCGTGTCCCCGCAGACAAAGTGACGCCTATCACGGAACACATACAGAATATTACGGAAATCACTCACTGCTATTTGCGCAATCATGATTATAATTTGTGGTTTACTGTGATCGCCTGTTCACACCAAAGAATGGAACAGATCATTAACACGATCAAATACCTGCTTGGCAATAAGGATGTTTACAGTCTACCAGCCAAAAAAGTATTTAAGGTCAAAGTATGCCTGAATTTATTGGAGCAAGAGCAAAAAGAAGCGATGGCGTCTGATGGTTATCGGAAGAGATCACCCACCTCACCAGTGAATGCTGGTATCACCGAAGCTGACAAAGCACTGATCCGGTTACTCCAGGAGGATTTACCCCATACCTTGACCCCTTTTTCCACCATAGCTAAAGAATTGAATCTGGCTGAAGAAAATGTATTGGCGAGAATTGATTTGTTTCTGGAGTGTGGTATTTTGCGCCGCTTAGGCGCGGTATTGTATCATCAACAAGCCGGGTTTACTTCCAATGCGATGGGAGTTTGGCGTGTCCCAACGTCTTTGGTAAGCGAAGCGGGCAGGAAAATGGCCGGCTACAATGAAGTTAGCCATTGTTACGAGCGACCGGGCCTGCCTATGTTTTCTTACAATCTCTATACGATGGTTCATGGACATTCCGATCAGGAATGTCACGACGTGATGGCAAAATTATCAGAAGAAACAGGGCTCACGGATTACCTGTTGCTTTTCAGTCAAACTGAATTTAAAAAGAGCAGTATGCGTTATTTTGTTGATTTTTCTTAG
- a CDS encoding pyridoxamine 5'-phosphate oxidase family protein, with amino-acid sequence MRREDKQITDTDGLHHVITQAMVCRVALVNDNRPYLIPLNFGFDGKHLYFHSAAGGKKVDILKKNNHVCIEFEQDIRIVENEKPCEWGAHYFTVIIHGTAELVNDLDEKRYGLDQIVKHHIASNTQYPFADKEVNSVLVYRVTIDQIIGKKSG; translated from the coding sequence ATGAGGAGAGAAGATAAGCAGATCACCGATACGGATGGTTTACATCATGTCATTACTCAGGCAATGGTATGTCGAGTCGCCTTAGTAAATGATAACCGTCCTTACCTCATTCCGCTCAATTTCGGATTTGATGGTAAGCATCTCTACTTCCATTCTGCTGCGGGAGGAAAGAAAGTCGACATTTTGAAGAAAAATAATCATGTCTGTATCGAATTCGAGCAGGATATCCGCATTGTTGAAAATGAAAAACCCTGTGAATGGGGTGCGCACTATTTCACGGTTATTATTCACGGGACAGCTGAATTAGTCAATGACTTGGATGAAAAGAGATATGGTCTGGATCAGATCGTAAAGCATCATATCGCGAGTAACACGCAATATCCCTTTGCCGATAAAGAGGTCAATTCTGTCCTCGTCTATCGCGTCACCATAGACCAGATCATTGGCAAAAAATCAGGTTAA
- a CDS encoding elongation factor G translates to MKNYDTKSIRNICLVGHGGSGKTSLTETMLFNSGVTTRIGKVNDGNTVSDYLQEEIQRHISISMSLIPIEHQGTKINILDTPGYSDFIGEVYSALRVVDTSVFIISGVDGLEVQAEIIWDLVEERKLPKVVFINKLDRENANADKVLDQLKAAYPNVRFVQVQIPVGKEASFSGVIDMFQADIPDAYQDDIAMLKETLAEAAAEADDDILMKYLDGETLNDDELKIILRQGLAGNMIVPVLFGSVEKNLGIKEFSQFIADNVPAPTPIEKKAALVFKTLADPYLGKMTFFKVYGGTFNSESVVYNPNREADEKLGQLFYLRGKNQDNIAAVQAGDIAVVAKLQDTKTGDTFCAKDKQITLDGIDFPKPSLSVAIKPKSKGDEDKLGSALARLVDEDPTISVTKNVETKQSILKGLGEMQLDIVGEKLSRKFGVAVEMEVPIVPYRETIKKMVQVEGKHKKQSGGHGQYGHVWIKMQPNPDKDFEFTEEVFGGAVPRNFFPAVEKGLREAITEGFLAGYPMTNVKFTLYDGSYHSVDSSEMAFKLAATIAFKKGAEMANTVLLEPVVEAEVSVPEASMGDVIGDLNTRRGKVLGMEPNGKYQVIRAHVPESEMMRYSIDLKAMTRGKGTFTTKFYAYEEVPARMTEALVAKIKKEHHHE, encoded by the coding sequence TTGAAAAACTATGACACCAAGAGTATTCGTAATATCTGTCTTGTTGGGCACGGAGGATCTGGAAAGACCTCGCTCACTGAAACGATGCTGTTTAACTCCGGAGTTACGACGCGTATCGGTAAAGTAAATGACGGGAATACCGTCTCAGATTACCTGCAAGAAGAGATTCAACGTCACATCTCTATTAGTATGTCGCTGATCCCGATTGAACACCAGGGTACAAAAATCAATATTCTGGATACTCCCGGTTATTCCGATTTTATCGGGGAAGTCTATAGTGCGCTTCGCGTCGTGGATACAAGTGTATTTATTATCAGCGGCGTGGATGGTTTGGAAGTACAAGCCGAAATTATTTGGGACTTAGTGGAAGAAAGAAAGCTTCCGAAAGTCGTCTTTATCAATAAACTGGATCGCGAAAATGCCAATGCGGATAAAGTTCTTGATCAATTGAAAGCAGCCTATCCGAATGTGCGTTTTGTCCAAGTCCAGATCCCCGTCGGCAAAGAAGCTTCCTTCTCCGGTGTTATTGACATGTTCCAGGCCGATATACCCGACGCCTATCAAGATGATATCGCCATGCTCAAAGAAACTCTGGCTGAAGCAGCGGCTGAAGCCGATGATGACATTCTGATGAAATATCTGGATGGCGAAACCTTAAACGATGATGAGTTAAAGATAATTCTTCGCCAAGGATTGGCTGGAAATATGATTGTACCGGTTCTGTTTGGTTCCGTCGAAAAAAATCTGGGTATTAAAGAATTTTCCCAGTTTATCGCGGATAATGTTCCGGCTCCGACACCCATCGAGAAGAAAGCCGCGTTGGTTTTCAAGACCCTGGCGGATCCGTATCTTGGCAAGATGACGTTCTTCAAAGTATACGGAGGTACGTTTAACAGCGAGTCCGTTGTCTATAATCCAAATCGCGAAGCCGATGAAAAACTTGGCCAGCTGTTTTACCTCAGAGGAAAAAATCAGGATAACATCGCTGCGGTTCAAGCCGGTGATATCGCCGTCGTAGCTAAACTCCAGGATACCAAGACCGGAGATACCTTCTGCGCCAAAGATAAACAGATCACCTTAGATGGTATTGACTTTCCAAAACCCTCTTTATCCGTTGCCATCAAGCCGAAGAGTAAAGGGGATGAAGACAAACTGGGTTCCGCTCTGGCTCGTCTGGTCGACGAAGACCCCACCATCAGCGTTACCAAAAATGTCGAGACCAAGCAATCCATCTTAAAAGGCCTTGGCGAAATGCAGCTGGATATCGTCGGTGAAAAACTGTCGAGAAAATTCGGGGTAGCCGTTGAAATGGAAGTCCCGATCGTCCCCTACAGAGAGACAATCAAGAAGATGGTTCAGGTTGAAGGCAAACATAAGAAACAGAGCGGCGGTCATGGACAATATGGCCATGTCTGGATAAAAATGCAGCCAAATCCTGATAAGGATTTTGAATTTACGGAAGAAGTATTTGGCGGTGCTGTTCCGAGAAACTTTTTTCCGGCTGTAGAAAAGGGATTGCGTGAAGCAATTACCGAAGGATTCTTAGCCGGTTATCCGATGACGAATGTGAAGTTTACCCTATATGACGGCTCGTATCACAGCGTCGACTCTTCGGAAATGGCCTTTAAACTCGCGGCTACCATCGCTTTCAAGAAAGGCGCCGAGATGGCCAACACCGTGCTGCTGGAACCGGTTGTCGAAGCGGAAGTTTCTGTTCCCGAAGCCAGCATGGGCGATGTAATCGGCGACCTCAATACCCGCCGTGGCAAGGTTCTGGGCATGGAACCCAACGGGAAATATCAGGTTATCCGGGCGCATGTGCCCGAATCGGAAATGATGCGCTATTCCATTGACCTAAAAGCCATGACCCGCGGTAAAGGTACGTTTACGACGAAGTTCTATGCTTATGAGGAAGTACCGGCCAGAATGACGGAAGCTCTTGTTGCTAAGATTAAGAAAGAACATCATCACGAGTAA
- a CDS encoding cation:proton antiporter translates to MEHAILEVGLALTLTAVAAVLAGKLRFSIVPLVIVAGMIVGPHAPHFGVFDLRFIQTASLVEFMGRIGVLFLLFSLGLEFSVKQLFNAGPVILRSGAIYMVINLALALLFPFLLGWPLKEILIVAGIMTISSSAIVAKVIVDLKRTANDETEIILGLMMFQDIFVAIYLSVVSGMVLSGSTTTTTVVITAAVTLGFMFVFLYLGHKLVPVLNRVLDIASDETFLLVVFAGVMLTAGISESLHIAEAIGAMLLGLVLSETDHKDRIEHLVVPFRDFFGALFFFSFGLSINPFALGGAVWPALGAVGLTLAGNIIAGVIAGRRAKLSHKASLRIGLTITSRGEFSIILANLAAAGGLLTVLQPFSALYVLLLAILGPILTKESTLIYKGLRPIFRWPVLTEKRQKKVNVS, encoded by the coding sequence ATGGAGCATGCGATACTGGAGGTAGGTCTGGCTCTGACACTGACGGCGGTGGCCGCTGTCCTTGCAGGTAAGCTGCGCTTTTCCATCGTACCGCTGGTTATTGTTGCCGGAATGATTGTCGGCCCGCATGCTCCTCATTTCGGGGTCTTTGATTTGCGTTTTATTCAAACAGCGTCCTTAGTGGAATTCATGGGCCGCATAGGCGTTTTATTTCTGTTGTTTTCGCTGGGTTTAGAGTTTTCAGTGAAACAACTTTTTAACGCAGGCCCGGTCATACTTCGGAGCGGTGCGATCTATATGGTTATCAACCTCGCTCTTGCACTTCTTTTCCCATTTCTCTTAGGCTGGCCTTTAAAAGAGATTTTGATCGTAGCCGGCATAATGACGATTTCCTCAAGCGCTATCGTCGCCAAGGTCATCGTTGACCTCAAACGAACAGCCAATGACGAGACGGAAATTATCCTTGGCTTAATGATGTTTCAGGACATATTTGTAGCCATATATTTATCTGTCGTCTCGGGGATGGTTCTTTCCGGATCGACTACAACCACCACGGTTGTGATCACCGCTGCGGTGACGTTAGGGTTTATGTTCGTTTTTCTTTATTTGGGACATAAGCTTGTGCCAGTACTTAACCGCGTATTGGATATTGCTTCCGATGAAACATTCTTATTAGTAGTATTTGCAGGAGTTATGCTCACGGCAGGCATTTCCGAATCACTGCATATCGCCGAAGCCATCGGCGCGATGCTCTTAGGTTTGGTATTATCGGAAACGGACCATAAAGATCGGATCGAACATTTGGTGGTTCCATTCCGGGATTTCTTCGGCGCACTTTTCTTTTTCAGTTTCGGTTTGAGCATTAACCCATTTGCGCTGGGAGGCGCGGTATGGCCTGCTCTGGGTGCTGTGGGATTGACCCTCGCTGGCAATATCATCGCGGGGGTAATCGCCGGACGCAGAGCAAAACTTTCGCATAAAGCGTCGCTGCGAATTGGACTGACAATCACTTCGCGCGGGGAGTTTTCAATCATTTTAGCCAATCTCGCTGCAGCCGGCGGCTTATTGACGGTACTGCAGCCATTTTCCGCTTTATATGTCCTTTTACTGGCAATACTCGGGCCTATCTTAACAAAGGAATCGACGTTGATTTACAAAGGACTGCGCCCGATATTCCGGTGGCCGGTCTTAACGGAAAAAAGACAAAAGAAAGTCAATGTGTCATAA
- the surE gene encoding 5'/3'-nucleotidase SurE has product MRILLTNDDGFFAHGLQTLYNVLSENNQHDICIVAPEGQRSAVGRSITLFQPIFVNNHKLKGNDYGLAVNGTPTDCVKLAIQGDILPYQPDLIISGINNGPNLGSDVFYSGTVAAAMEGVLLGIPSIAVSLADYDCEDYAPSAQFIKELIDGNSDFIHYKEGLLNINVPPLTRNAWHGKRVTRLGRSVYDNAFEFRKSPNGKEYYWITGTLLYDEEPDTDHRAIQEGYVSVTPLHCDLTDYTRMKDLEKAKE; this is encoded by the coding sequence ATGAGGATCCTGCTTACCAATGACGACGGCTTTTTCGCCCATGGACTTCAGACATTATATAACGTATTGTCCGAAAATAATCAGCATGACATTTGTATTGTTGCACCCGAAGGCCAGCGTTCGGCAGTAGGGCGTTCCATCACCTTATTTCAGCCCATTTTTGTTAATAATCACAAGCTGAAAGGCAATGATTATGGCCTGGCTGTTAACGGTACTCCGACAGATTGCGTCAAATTAGCTATACAAGGCGATATCCTGCCGTATCAACCGGATTTAATCATCTCCGGAATCAACAACGGACCGAATCTTGGTTCTGATGTTTTTTACTCGGGAACCGTTGCCGCTGCGATGGAAGGAGTCCTTCTGGGCATACCGTCCATTGCCGTTTCCTTAGCAGATTATGACTGTGAAGATTATGCGCCGAGTGCTCAGTTCATTAAAGAACTGATCGACGGCAATAGCGATTTTATCCATTATAAAGAAGGCTTGCTGAATATCAACGTGCCGCCGCTGACCCGAAACGCATGGCACGGCAAAAGAGTGACGCGGCTCGGTCGGTCGGTCTATGATAATGCATTTGAATTCAGAAAGTCGCCGAACGGAAAAGAATATTATTGGATTACCGGCACCTTGCTTTACGATGAAGAACCCGATACAGATCACCGGGCAATCCAGGAAGGATATGTATCCGTTACACCGCTGCACTGCGACTTGACTGACTATACGCGGATGAAGGATTTAGAAAAAGCAAAGGAATAA
- the nirJ2 gene encoding putative heme d1 biosynthesis radical SAM protein NirJ2 — protein MIVSWNTTNACNMFCDHCYRDAGVKLDEELSTAEAKTMLEQIAKAGFKIMIFSGGEPLMRPDILELTAYAKHVGLRPVFGTNGSLITTEFARKLKEAGAMGMGISLDSLNQEKHDQFRKYPGAWQQAVQGMKYCHQEGLPFQMHTTVMDWNSSELEALTDFAVELGAVAHHIFFLVPTGRAVSIEEESLRAEAYEDVLTRVMKKQQTVKIELKPTCAPQFTRIAKQLGIETRFSRGCLAGTAYCIISPKGQVQPCAYLNMPLGDVRETPFDVIWRTHPVLAELRTLNYKGGCGDCTYKKVCGGCRARAAYYHEGDFMAEEPWCLFHGRKGGQ, from the coding sequence ATGATTGTTTCTTGGAATACGACAAATGCCTGTAATATGTTTTGTGATCACTGTTATCGGGATGCCGGTGTGAAATTAGATGAAGAATTAAGTACAGCCGAAGCAAAAACCATGCTGGAGCAGATCGCAAAAGCGGGTTTCAAAATCATGATCTTCAGCGGCGGCGAACCATTGATGCGTCCGGATATTCTGGAACTGACTGCGTATGCCAAACACGTCGGTCTGCGTCCGGTATTTGGAACGAACGGCTCATTGATCACAACGGAATTCGCTCGAAAATTAAAAGAAGCGGGCGCGATGGGCATGGGAATTTCTCTTGATTCCTTAAATCAAGAGAAACATGATCAATTTCGCAAATATCCGGGCGCATGGCAACAAGCGGTTCAGGGTATGAAGTACTGCCATCAAGAAGGTCTTCCTTTTCAGATGCATACGACGGTCATGGATTGGAACTCTTCCGAGCTTGAAGCATTGACTGATTTTGCTGTGGAGCTGGGCGCCGTGGCGCATCATATTTTCTTTCTTGTCCCGACGGGAAGAGCGGTATCCATAGAGGAAGAATCACTTCGGGCAGAAGCGTATGAGGATGTTCTGACTCGCGTGATGAAAAAGCAGCAAACCGTAAAGATCGAACTAAAACCGACATGTGCCCCCCAATTTACCCGTATTGCCAAACAATTGGGAATCGAAACACGGTTTAGCCGAGGCTGCCTTGCCGGGACAGCCTATTGCATCATCAGTCCCAAAGGACAGGTACAGCCATGTGCTTATTTAAATATGCCGTTGGGGGATGTGCGTGAAACACCGTTTGATGTGATTTGGCGTACTCATCCGGTATTAGCGGAACTTCGCACCTTGAATTATAAAGGCGGCTGCGGAGACTGCACCTATAAGAAAGTCTGCGGTGGCTGCCGCGCCCGTGCCGCCTATTACCATGAAGGTGATTTTATGGCGGAAGAACCCTGGTGTTTGTTTCATGGACGTAAAGGGGGACAATAA